The sequence AGGAGCGCCTGCGTCCTGACCATGGAGTCGCGGAGATCCCAGCGTCAGGGCGATCAGCACGCCCAGTACGAAGGATGCAGGGGACTGAAATATGAGCTTCGCAGACAAGATGAGCGACCTACCAAACGAGAGAAGAAGTGCCAACGGACGCTACGACACCTCGCGAAACGGCGTCAATATCGCTCTCCAAGGAAGTTCTTTAGGGGGGCGATGACGGCGCTGTGTGCCCATCGGGAGGGAGGTTTGTTCTGGTTATTCAGAATATTTAGCCGTTTGATGGCGGACAGATGTGGCAGATGCGCATTGAGACTCTCATACGTGCAATCCAACGATTGTCGCCCGCTTGTCCCCATACTCCTCCCAGTGGAAAAACTTAATGTTCTTGAACATTTGCTCGCATCGATTCCTGTCACGTTCGCTCACCATGGCCGTCGTCCTCGCCTGCGGAGTCACTCTGTCATCAGTCGCTGAGGCACAAATGGCCACTGGAAGTGGCTGCACCAACTGCGGCGCGAGTGCTCCTGTGGTCACCTACAGCGCACCCGCGGCAGTCCAGTACAGCCAACCGGTCGCTCAGCAGAGCTACCCAGTGAGTTCGACGGTCGGTCATTCCTATTCGAACAGCTCGTGCTCGGGTTGCACGAGCGCACCGCGACGGTGCTCGTCTTCCCGCCGGGCGGTGGCTCATTCGTACCGGCCCAGCAGTTCCTGCGGATCCACCTATACGAGTGCCCCTGTTTATTCCAGTAGCAGCTGTTGCTCGGGCGGAGGTTCGTATTCCGCGGCCAGCTATCCAGTCAGCACCGCGACGCGGGTTTCCACGCCGGTAATGCAAACTGGTGCAGGATGTCCCGGCGGCAATTGCCGTTAAACGACAGACGCCGGGGCGAATATCCCAGGCGAACTCAATCCCGCACGGATGGGGGCAACGCTCCCGTCCGGGGAATGTCGCTTTGCTTCGGCAGCAAAGCCGAAGCTATCAGGCAGCGATCGCAACCTGCCTCGAGGAACGCCGCAACATCGTCGACACTCCGACATCCTCCTCCGGAGGTCCAGTGCCACGTCGGCAAACGCTGATGCAGAGACCAGCACAGTTCTGCTGTCCCTGGGCCCGCGTTCGTGCCGACGACAGCAACGTCGAGTACCAACCCACGCCGCAGGCCGGCCTGGTCGGCTGCTGAAATCCAGTGCTCGACTCCCGAGTCGGGGCCGACAAACCGGCCATCGCGAAAGTCCACGCCCAAGACGAGTGACGCAGGGGAAATGCTGTTACAGACGTGGGTAATCAGATTCGTCGACATCGCAGATTCACTTGCAATGATCCAGTCAACGCGACTGTGTGAACCGCTGAATTTTTGCATCCAACGTGTTTGAGAATCGGCGTGATGTTGGCACATTCCAATGTCAATCAGCCATTGGTCCTCAGGGTTGCCCTGCGAAATCAACGACTCGATCGCAGTATGTTGAACCGCGGCGCCTTGCAGCGCATCAAGATCAGCGACATAGAAACTGCGAATTTGGAATTGTTGCCGGTACCAATCT comes from Allorhodopirellula heiligendammensis and encodes:
- a CDS encoding HisA/HisF-related TIM barrel protein, which gives rise to MADHLIGVIDLQAGVAVHGIAGNRARYLPVRPLWRSGHTADGNPLALADWYRQQFQIRSFYVADLDALQGAAVQHTAIESLISQGNPEDQWLIDIGMCQHHADSQTRWMQKFSGSHSRVDWIIASESAMSTNLITHVCNSISPASLVLGVDFRDGRFVGPDSGVEHWISAADQAGLRRGLVLDVAVVGTNAGPGTAELCWSLHQRLPTWHWTSGGGCRSVDDVAAFLEAGCDRCLIASALLPKQSDIPRTGALPPSVRD